One Comamonas odontotermitis genomic window, GCTCATGGCATAGCCATGGTGCAGCGTCTGGCCGAACAGGGCTTCCACCTTCTGCTTGAGGGCCAGATCAAGCGGCCCCGCACCGGTGTACAGATAGCGCAGTTGGGGGGCTGCGGGGCGGGTGATTCCCTGCTGCTCGCAATACTGCAGCAGGCGTGCAAACAGAGTGGGTGGGCCTTGCAGCTGGGTGATACCGTGGTGGGCCAGCGCATCCATCAGGTCGGCGGGCTCGAACTGGCTGCGCATCTCAAGCGCCGCGCCTGCATGCAGCGACGCCAGCAGCACGGTGCCCAGGCCAAAGATATGCGTCATCGGCACAAAGGCGTAGACCTTGTCCTGTGGCCCCAGCTGGCGCGATTGCGCCGATACGCGCGCGAAGTGCGCCACGCCACGGTGGCTCATCATCACGCCCTTGGGCGCGCCGGTGGTGCCGGATGTGAAGATGATGGCCGCCACCGGGTTGCCCATTGGCTCGGGCTCAGGCCGGGCATCGGCAAACACGGCGCTGTGCGCCAGACCCGGCACGCACGAAGGCGTGGCGCCAAAGCGCTCGCCATGCGCGGCTGCGGCTTTGGAGACGCGGTCGGTAAAGTAGATGATGCGGGCGTCGGCCTTGTCGGCAAAGGCGCGCACCTCACCCGGTGCCATGCGCGCATTCACGCCGCAGGCCCAGGCACCCACGCGGCTGGCAGCCAGCAGCAGGGCGGCATGCTCGGGGCAGTTTTCCGCCACAACCAGAACGCGGTCACCAGGGCGTACCTGCTGGCTGCGCAGCTCGGCTTCCAGCGCGTCCACCAGTTTGCCGAGATCGGCGTAGCTCAGGACACGATCAGGCAGATGGATGAAAGGGCGGTCGGGCGCCTCCTGCAGCCAGCGGTCCAGCAGTTCGTGAATACGGTCAACCATCAGTTCTTCTCATTTCTCTCAGCGTCTGCAAGGGGCCGCACGGCCCGCAATTGAAAGCACGACAGTGCCCTGCAAAGCGCGATCAGTCAATCACAATGC contains:
- a CDS encoding class I adenylate-forming enzyme family protein; amino-acid sequence: MVDRIHELLDRWLQEAPDRPFIHLPDRVLSYADLGKLVDALEAELRSQQVRPGDRVLVVAENCPEHAALLLAASRVGAWACGVNARMAPGEVRAFADKADARIIYFTDRVSKAAAAHGERFGATPSCVPGLAHSAVFADARPEPEPMGNPVAAIIFTSGTTGAPKGVMMSHRGVAHFARVSAQSRQLGPQDKVYAFVPMTHIFGLGTVLLASLHAGAALEMRSQFEPADLMDALAHHGITQLQGPPTLFARLLQYCEQQGITRPAAPQLRYLYTGAGPLDLALKQKVEALFGQTLHHGYAMSEYAGSLHLTRMEEARSDTSAGYCIEGAELKIVDPNTGATQPCGERGEIWVRGTGLMPGYFRDAEATATALRDGGWYATGDLGELHADGALFVVGRLKEMIIRSGFNVYPSEVEHALNSFPGIQRAAVVGQKEADGNEAVIAFIVQDARHPPDADALQAHLREHLAPYKRPARIIAIDDLPVNANGKVMKRELQARLESS